A genomic segment from Macrobrachium rosenbergii isolate ZJJX-2024 chromosome 30, ASM4041242v1, whole genome shotgun sequence encodes:
- the LOC136855140 gene encoding uncharacterized protein, with translation MDIQQISDFLIPSGCESTFLNPEGFGINIATDAEANLQTDDDYVINLITEMDQNSPAPAGAVEVTDVVYQDSFLLQESQVSNKGLITLNPADVTMLALPAYETTVGSPYSPCHSETSTTSYENLDSILNSTAQSPTPS, from the exons ATGGATATACAGCAAATCAGTGATTTTCTCATCCCCAGTGGATGTGAATCAACCTTCTTGAACCCCGAAGGATTTGGTATCAATATAGCAACTGATGCCGAAGCCAACCTGCAAACGGACGACGATTACGTCATCAACTTGATCACCGAGATGGATCAGAACTCTCCTGCACCCGCTGGCGCAGTCGAAGTCACAGATGTTGTTTACCAAGATTCTTTTCTGCTGCAAGAAAGTCAAGTTTCCAACAAAG gctTAATCACGCTGAACCCAGCTGATGTGACCATGCTTGCACTACCAGCCTATGAAACAACAGTGGGATCTCCATACTCCCCATGTCATTCAGAAACCTCAACAACCTCCTACGAGAACCTCGATAGCATTCTGAACAGCACTGCCCAGTCACCAACACCCTCCTGA
- the LOC136855141 gene encoding uncharacterized protein isoform X1 produces MEGIYRYDETAAETQSSSVFLQRAEAVSVEEGELTDEYIVNMMHEYVSSQPDCVPFHLLKLSDAKSGVLDIAREIAPHWCKVRGHGSVSPATVPALEAPEELNYAQSSVSPYATISYLSPEGNYSEEEIANSPRLVFSDSPTSGHLTPFPDQSHCGMTLPRSPADIYEDSTQAEPLFECSSSQAPSHSLPLPISIFAGENLVSHESQDLPKKKRGRKPKSEAEKAETLARRQAKKSKVRVYEIEQPYEDKEMERKRINAINSKKHRDQEKQLKKEMEKQFADATIERDVLKQQNEELHRNLDVALKKIAYTSNERNTLKQENEELRRRLDVALKELEAYKSQYGFPSVLT; encoded by the exons ATGGAAGGAATCTACCGTTACGATGAAACTGCGGCAGAGACCCAGTCGAGCTCGGTGTTCCTGCAACGCGCAGAGGCTGTATCAGTGGAAGAAGGTGAATTGACTGACGAGTATATAGTGAACATGATGCATGAATATGTGAGCAGTCAACCTGATTGTGTTCCCTTTCACCTATTAAAACTCTCCGACGCAAAGTCAG GTGTCCTCGACATTGCGAGAGAAATTGCCCCCCACTGGTGTAAGGTGCGGGGTCATGGAAGTGTATCTCCAGCCACGGTTCCTGCCCTGGAAGCACCTGAAGAACTCAACTACGCACAATCAAGCGTCTCTCCTTACGCTACAATAAGCTATCTATCCCCTGAAGGAAATTATTCAGAGGAGGAGATAGCTAATAGCCCGAGGTTGGTGTTCTCTGATTCTCCAACATCTGGACATCTCACGCCTTTTCCAGACCAGAGTCACTGTGGGATGACACTACCAAGGTCTCCCGCAGACATCTATGAAGATTCTACTCAAGCAGAACCTTTATTTGAGTGCAGTAGCTCTCAAGCGCCCAGTCACTCTTTGCCCTTACCAATCTCTATCTTTGCTGGAGAGAACCTTGTATCACATGAAAGCCAGGATCTACCAAAGAAAAAACGTGGTCGAAAGCCAAAATCAGAAGCAGAAAAAGCTGAAACCCTTGCACGACGGCAGGCAAAGAAAAGTAAAGTCAGAGTGTACGAAATTGAGCAGCCTTATGAAGAtaaggaaatggagagaaaacGCATAAATGCCATTAATTCAAAGAAACACCGAGATcaagaaaagcaactgaaaaAGGAGATGGAAAAACAGTTTGCTGATGCCACCATTGAGAGAGATGTTCTGAAGCAACAAAATGAGGAACTGCACAGAAACTTGGATGTTGCATTGAAGAAGATTGCTTATACCTCTAATGAACGAAATACCCTAAAGCAAGAAAACGAGGAACTCCGTAGAAGGCTGGATGTTGCATTAAAAGAGCTTGAAGCTTATAAGAGCCAGTATGGGTTTCCAAGTGTTCTAACTTAG
- the LOC136855141 gene encoding uncharacterized protein isoform X3: MEGIYRYDETAAETQSSSVFLQRAEAVSVEEGVLDIAREIAPHWCKVRGHGSVSPATVPALEAPEELNYAQSSVSPYATISYLSPEGNYSEEEIANSPRLVFSDSPTSGHLTPFPDQSHCGMTLPRSPADIYEDSTQAEPLFECSSSQAPSHSLPLPISIFAGENLVSHESQDLPKKKRGRKPKSEAEKAETLARRQAKKSKVRVYEIEQPYEDKEMERKRINAINSKKHRDQEKQLKKEMEKQFADATIERDVLKQQNEELHRNLDVALKKIAYTSNERNTLKQENEELRRRLDVALKELEAYKSQYGFPSVLT; encoded by the exons ATGGAAGGAATCTACCGTTACGATGAAACTGCGGCAGAGACCCAGTCGAGCTCGGTGTTCCTGCAACGCGCAGAGGCTGTATCAGTGGAAGAAG GTGTCCTCGACATTGCGAGAGAAATTGCCCCCCACTGGTGTAAGGTGCGGGGTCATGGAAGTGTATCTCCAGCCACGGTTCCTGCCCTGGAAGCACCTGAAGAACTCAACTACGCACAATCAAGCGTCTCTCCTTACGCTACAATAAGCTATCTATCCCCTGAAGGAAATTATTCAGAGGAGGAGATAGCTAATAGCCCGAGGTTGGTGTTCTCTGATTCTCCAACATCTGGACATCTCACGCCTTTTCCAGACCAGAGTCACTGTGGGATGACACTACCAAGGTCTCCCGCAGACATCTATGAAGATTCTACTCAAGCAGAACCTTTATTTGAGTGCAGTAGCTCTCAAGCGCCCAGTCACTCTTTGCCCTTACCAATCTCTATCTTTGCTGGAGAGAACCTTGTATCACATGAAAGCCAGGATCTACCAAAGAAAAAACGTGGTCGAAAGCCAAAATCAGAAGCAGAAAAAGCTGAAACCCTTGCACGACGGCAGGCAAAGAAAAGTAAAGTCAGAGTGTACGAAATTGAGCAGCCTTATGAAGAtaaggaaatggagagaaaacGCATAAATGCCATTAATTCAAAGAAACACCGAGATcaagaaaagcaactgaaaaAGGAGATGGAAAAACAGTTTGCTGATGCCACCATTGAGAGAGATGTTCTGAAGCAACAAAATGAGGAACTGCACAGAAACTTGGATGTTGCATTGAAGAAGATTGCTTATACCTCTAATGAACGAAATACCCTAAAGCAAGAAAACGAGGAACTCCGTAGAAGGCTGGATGTTGCATTAAAAGAGCTTGAAGCTTATAAGAGCCAGTATGGGTTTCCAAGTGTTCTAACTTAG
- the LOC136855141 gene encoding uncharacterized protein isoform X2, translating into MEGIYRYDETAAETQSSSVFLQRAEAVSVEEGELTDEYIVNMMHEYVSSQPDCVPFHLLKLSDAKSGVLDIAREIAPHWCKVRGHGSVSPATVPALEAPEELNYAQSSVSPYYSEEEIANSPRLVFSDSPTSGHLTPFPDQSHCGMTLPRSPADIYEDSTQAEPLFECSSSQAPSHSLPLPISIFAGENLVSHESQDLPKKKRGRKPKSEAEKAETLARRQAKKSKVRVYEIEQPYEDKEMERKRINAINSKKHRDQEKQLKKEMEKQFADATIERDVLKQQNEELHRNLDVALKKIAYTSNERNTLKQENEELRRRLDVALKELEAYKSQYGFPSVLT; encoded by the exons ATGGAAGGAATCTACCGTTACGATGAAACTGCGGCAGAGACCCAGTCGAGCTCGGTGTTCCTGCAACGCGCAGAGGCTGTATCAGTGGAAGAAGGTGAATTGACTGACGAGTATATAGTGAACATGATGCATGAATATGTGAGCAGTCAACCTGATTGTGTTCCCTTTCACCTATTAAAACTCTCCGACGCAAAGTCAG GTGTCCTCGACATTGCGAGAGAAATTGCCCCCCACTGGTGTAAGGTGCGGGGTCATGGAAGTGTATCTCCAGCCACGGTTCCTGCCCTGGAAGCACCTGAAGAACTCAACTACGCACAATCAAGCGTCTCTCCTT ATTATTCAGAGGAGGAGATAGCTAATAGCCCGAGGTTGGTGTTCTCTGATTCTCCAACATCTGGACATCTCACGCCTTTTCCAGACCAGAGTCACTGTGGGATGACACTACCAAGGTCTCCCGCAGACATCTATGAAGATTCTACTCAAGCAGAACCTTTATTTGAGTGCAGTAGCTCTCAAGCGCCCAGTCACTCTTTGCCCTTACCAATCTCTATCTTTGCTGGAGAGAACCTTGTATCACATGAAAGCCAGGATCTACCAAAGAAAAAACGTGGTCGAAAGCCAAAATCAGAAGCAGAAAAAGCTGAAACCCTTGCACGACGGCAGGCAAAGAAAAGTAAAGTCAGAGTGTACGAAATTGAGCAGCCTTATGAAGAtaaggaaatggagagaaaacGCATAAATGCCATTAATTCAAAGAAACACCGAGATcaagaaaagcaactgaaaaAGGAGATGGAAAAACAGTTTGCTGATGCCACCATTGAGAGAGATGTTCTGAAGCAACAAAATGAGGAACTGCACAGAAACTTGGATGTTGCATTGAAGAAGATTGCTTATACCTCTAATGAACGAAATACCCTAAAGCAAGAAAACGAGGAACTCCGTAGAAGGCTGGATGTTGCATTAAAAGAGCTTGAAGCTTATAAGAGCCAGTATGGGTTTCCAAGTGTTCTAACTTAG